TATGCTGTGCACATTGCTACACTATATGTAACTGTAACTGAAATACAATACTGAGCTTACTAGTCATGTAAGTAGCATAGCTTGCAAACCACTGCTGTAGACTACTGAAACAATAACTCAATTAACAGCCCCTTACTTGTTGTTGGACAGTTCAAAAAACTTTTTGTTGACAAAACCAATGCAAAAAAGAGAAGCAGCATCTAAATAGGAGAGAATCTTCAGGAGTATTTCTGGTGGCATCCTAAAGAAAGGCAAAATTAAAAGATGGTTTCAGTGATTGTTTTGTGTTATCCCTTTCACAAATACTGTTTGACATGTTCGGAATGTGCTTTCTTGCGCCTATAAATATATGGCTACCTACCTAGGCAGTAACAAAGCAATTGACatggttattgttgttattataattattataaacaAACATAATTTATAATTATGAACTAAAATGAATTAGGCTATACAATTTTGCAGGTAACttggaaaattaaattaaaaaattaaaaagaacaaTATACAACTTCTTCCCATTAGAAGTTGAATTACGAAATTGTGTCAGTCTCGTTGTTCCACGCAAAAGGATAAAAGAAAAGAAGCTACAAGCCATGTAACGACGGTAAAACTTGCCTCTCAAAATAGTTTTGAGAACGACTAACTGGATTTCTTAACCTTACAGTTGCTCCTTTTGATTCTGACTTTCGATGGTGTTTTCTGGTAGTCTCATGTCTGAAGTGGGGGACAACAACATTTCAGTTTTCAAGGTTATTAATTTATGTATCTAGCCAGTTTGCTGGCTTCATTTAACAAGTTAAAACAGTCCACCAGTAAACTTTGAGATTTGTGAAGTTGGGCCAGCATTAACGATACCTTTTTGTCTTCGTCGTGTCCGATTGCATTTCGTTCTTTTTGAGTGTACTGCTGGGCGTATTTGATGGGGCTCTTATATTCTCTTGTTGAACCTTTTCCAAGCCCATTCTGAAACTGGCCAAGGCTCGTCCGCGTCCTGTAGCCATGGTAACAACACGTGCTGACTAGATTCTAAGTTTGAAAACACTCTTCCCAAACGTGATGCATCTCTGAAGAAGTGCGTATTTGACTAAATTAACTGGTGCTTATTTTGTTGGTCAATGTATTTCTTTCTATTAACATAAACTGAACAATTCACGTTTTACAAAGAATCGTCGATATGCACAACGGATTTTCGTAGAAATATTCACATTGTTTCTGAAGTACGCGACAGTTCTGCTTTTCATTTACCCATGTACTCATCCATGTTTCTACCATTTGACATGCTAGTtatctaactagctagctaactatccAAACAAATCAAAGAACCAGCCAATCGAAGTCAACAATTATAGTCATGCAAGCTCACCAACCTGCGAGTGAATGTTGTTCAATAATCCTGCGGTTCATCTACCCAATGAATATACTGCCACCCTCAGGCGCGGCATGCTTATACTGTGTTTTGGACTTGCTTGTCCATTCCACAACGTTGGCAATGCTGAAGCCAAGATCATTGGTTCTCAAACTCGGCCGTGGGgaacccctgtgtctgctggtaGCAATTGCAATCGCAGAGTTTTATCAAGCTATTCTTTACCCAGTTAAACcatattatgtcagaaataggtATACAtcccatgaagaataaaagtgtTATATTTACATTGTGCTATATTGAAAAGAATTACACCAAAAGAGTAACCGATCTGAACAAATTAAAGACCGAGGTGAATCGACAGGTTCGTAATTGGTGAATGTGTGGACACCATGATAACTAACCATTTGGTGCATAATCTAGTAAGTAGTACAAAGAAAATGATACTGAACCAAAACTGCATTGTGTCAATATATTGACAGGAAGAATGATGAAATAACTTAAAATTGATTTGACTCAATAAGCACAATGCACTTCTGCTGTTTTGCTGATTCACAGAATGCATAGCTATTTCAGACATAATGTGGCTCAAGATAGTAAACAAGGGGAACCCCAGGAccaagtttgagaaccactggccTAGATGTAGGCTCTACAGGAAGGCTATAGATAGTGCCTGAATATCCGTAACATACTTGTATCTGAATTAGTAGGGTACAGTACTGGCACCAAGTACTGGATGGAAACACTGCATTTTCTCTTTTTGGCATGTAataatacatccatccatccattatcttaacccgcttatcctgaacagggttgcagggggcaatgtacgctggagcctatcccagcatacattggccgaaaggcgggttgccagtccatcgcaggacagacacaccattcactcacacatacaggctacaggcaatttagactctccaatcagcctaacctgcaggtctttgggctatgggaggaaaccggagtacctggaggaaacccacgcaaacacggggagaacatgcaaactccacacagagaggccccggccgaacccaggacctccttgctgtgaggcggccgtgctacccactgcaccatccgtgctgccatgTAATAATACATATCGGCAAATatcaacaaatgaaatgaatgaaatgaaaataataagcATTCAACCAAGTAGCCTAAGAAGCGTTAtgtggccccacggtggtgagATAGCACTTTCAGACTGAAAACTCTTCAGgttgcacctttccctccctaccccaCTATTATAACTAGCTATGTAAGCTATGTGTATGGtataggttataattgcacttgtgtataattattttagtattcggggttttctagctgccaaccgtggtaggCTACTTGGAAAGTTGATTTATTTCTTCAAGGGTGCAAAATTCTCAGCCAAGACTTTTATTTTTCGTGcatactgtatttaaaatgaCCTATCAAGTCATTTAAGCCCCcagtataaaaactaagaaaatgaatcacaaaaaaacaatgttttaagtcAAATGTTtgcatgaaatgaaaacattccatgaaaaacatactttgaatCCAGACTCAACGTTACGTGTGTTATGTGATATACCCAGCTTTGTAACTTTGTAAACCAGGGTTAAAGCTTAAATTACCTCGCTAACCCGGTAATCTGGCTTTATAATACACCCCCTGGCTGTAAAATTCAAAAACCTGTAGAATGAAGACCATAGACCTATTTCCAGGAGCTGCTTTGTTTTGCTTGCTGTCACAGTAAATAGACATGACTTTCTCAATATTACCAGTATTTTCGGATGATTGAAATTTGGCCTCCCTTCAGGTCAACATCAGCCCCAGGTTTCATAATACGAGGCATCGTGCCCTCCTGACTTGACATTTAATGTGTTCTGTCATTACATTTCCTTGTCTAAGCCTTGGGTCAGTCATCACTTTGGGAAACCTAATGTCAGCTTCTGCATCACTAGTCAGTCACCACCAACTGTGCAATGCTTGTCAAATGAAGTGCAAAGTGCATGTTTGGTTGCACTTTGAACTTCTATGAACTGGATATTTATTTCATGACAATTTTCTGCATACAGTTGGTGCATAGTGCAAGAAGTATCAACTTGAAATCTTGAGTTAATCTTGAGTAAGCTCTTGATCTTTTAAGAGCTTCTTCCATTTTATGAGCTGACTCTACTGTTGCAAACTAATGCATTGCTAAATAATGCTATTGCATTGTCATAATATTTACCTTCACCTGATCTACATTCGGATCCAAATGCCTTTCATTGAAATTGCAGTATAATTTGCATtgcacatattaaaaaaatattattcagcTGTGGCAGCAgaataaatgcacaaaacacatgcatgcacaaattgCTGAATGGCCAGTGGTCAGACATTTTCAGATTTCAAACACAGTAGAGAAgcaaaaacattaacttaaagtaaatcacaaattatttgtatttggaaTGCATTGTTTATGTTTAGTGGTTGTGCATCCGTTAACCGCAAAAACTAAGCAGCTtatgtttattttcacacaaattATGAAACCGAGACACGCCTTTgcagaatacttaataaagAACAACATGAGTTTGTATAGTGGGCTccggaattattggcatccctgacTGCCAAGGcacaaaaatgcttaaaaaaattaacaatataattattgagataaacttaaaatgtatgtattttgatGTGAAAACTTTAATGTTTCAGTGCaaccaaccaaaataaaacattatttaataaaaaaatgttttttacctAAGTCAaggctccataattattggcacccctggtttaatacttagCATGGAGCATGgcgtcttttcctgtaatgcctTCACATTCTTGTGTCTGCACTTATCAACTACCCCATTCAGTTCAGTCCACAGGTTTCAGGTCTGGCACCTAAGATGGCCATTGACATATAATTTGTTGTCACTCaactatttctgtgtggattttgtggTACGTTTTGGGTCTTGCTGTAAAGTCCACCTGTAAAGTttctggaaagtccacctacagaggcaaccagattgtgaGTTAGAATTGACTGATACTTAGTGGAATGCATTTTACCATTGATTTTGACCAGTGCCattggacctctggaattaaaactgCCCagaaacatcactgacccagtcatattttcactgtgggtatgcgGCAATAAAGGGAATCTCCTTTTATTCCTCTGTTTTGACTCCGATGTTGTATCTCACCAAAACGTACATAACATTCTCAAAATGTGACAATTTGCACAACATGCTCAAGGGGGTGTGGATGTTAAACTGTTTCATGTGAATAGAAATGAATCATTGCAGGGAAGATATCCAACATGCAGTTTAATGCTTCTAGGTGCAGCATATTGGCTACTGGCATTTGGATGTGCACATTCCCTCTTTATTGTAATACTTTATATATTACCTTTATTTAATCAGTGAAGGCCAGTTGAGAACAGAGCTCTATTTTATATGCATACAGTATCTGTAGATAAATGTCTGCCTTAAGAGTAAACTGAAATTAGAAGTACTGTATGACCTCTGGAGgcattaaataaatactgcCACAGCTGGCAGTGATGCAAACAGGTGGTGAACTTTGAAGATTAAAGACAAAAATTCACATGGGAAAAGGGTGGCTATCAAGGGTCAGATCTACATGTGAAGTAATCTGGATGGTTATTGGCCTCAAACTCTATTAGCTTCTATGGAAAGCCATAAGTATGAGAGATCACAGGTAGAGCCATGTGTTTTTCCTGAGCATGTGACTTAAAAGGCATGAACCTGTATTTAATTCCTTATACTTCTGGTGCCACTGTGCGCACCCTAATTGCAGTAATCAGTGGTAAGCAGTCAAATTACACCTTTAAGGACCAATTGGAAAGCTCATTGCTACAAAGATGCAAGTTTCTAATTACATGACTAATTGAGATGATTAAGCTATTGCAATGTGTGAATTTCCTAGCAAGTGGATTCAGAACAACATGCATCAAATTTGATTGTTATTGGATGAAACTACaagcttgaaaataaataaataaaaacaaattctgTACTAATATATAATTATAGCCAATGGAGACATCAGTATAATGTATTTGATAGCCATGTTTAATTGAATTAATACAGTAGGTCTTGATTTGATATATTTGAGCAGTTTTATAAACAATGATTTAGAAACTTCTGAAATAAGTGGAAACATGTAtcgttgtttaaaatgttttatttatttatttatttatttatttatttatttatttatttatttatttattttacatgtgcaGTAATACCCATATTTGTGTGCAAAATGGATTTCAGTAGGTTTCACCTTGACATAGATCACAACAAGAAAGGTCCTTGAAATGAAAGTAATTGACTCATCCAGTGGAATAATGCTACTCTGGACATATTCATCACATGTGTATCAATGCCAAGTACCCTAGTGCATAATAGGGTGCACAATCAAAACATAGTGCTCCACActttcatgaaaatgtattcCAACTGTTTAAACGTCAAAAAATTAGCCTGCAGCTAAATTTAAAATAAGTATATGCCTAGCGATGGAAAAACAATATGAAAAACATAACATAGGTCATGATCTACGCtctctaaaaggtaaggaaggaaATGGCATTAGTGTTCAAGCTCCATCCATGTTCATGAATGTTTATGTAGTATTATGTACTGTAATAATTGTTATAATATGGGGAGGTGTTAGCTCCTGTCACTTTGCTCTTGTACTCCACTGTCTCGGCTCGTCTGTACCTTACTGAGGGTGGTGGTCATTGGCTTCAAGAACAAGAAACACGCTCATACATCCAACAAATGTCTCTTGTCAGGCCATCGGCAATACACTTGTCATGGATGACTGCCACACAAGTTCAAGTACTGGGaaggaaaatatgaaatgtgattttgatgATAACTTCTCTGATAATCTGTGTGATGAGTGCCATGGATTATTGTTGATAGATAACTGGTGAGCGATGTGGATGTTCAAACTActtgtgtttattttcatacacaTTCTCTGTGTTTGTTCTTGAACACACAATTTCTCCATTGAATGACATGAGTTGAATATTTGAACgtcttctgttttgtttcaggATACTTAAGtaatatacaaatatgttatATTCTCCTATATGACAAACTATATGATGCTTTTgagtatttttgaaaataatcaCAATATTTCAAGAAATGTATCCCAACAATGGGAAATGGTGTTTGCGACACAGTGTCTATGTTTTTACAAGTGACCTGTatagcacaaaataaataaatagataaatgcgtacaaaaaatacactcatgtttactttattacacctacttattcatgtgattatctaatcagccaattgtgtggcagcagtgcaatgcatacaatcatgtagatacgggtaaggagcttcagttaatgttcacatcaaccttcagaatggggaacaaatgtgatctaaatgactttgaccgtggaatgattgttgatggcagacaggatggtttgagtatctcagaaactattgatcacctgggattttcatgcacactagtctccagagtttgcaaagaattaacaccttgttaatgtgaaacgtcagaggagaatgaccagactgctcaaagctgacaggaaggtgatagtaacacaaacaaccacacattacagcagtggtatgtagaagagaatctctgaacacacaacgcatcataactctaagtagataggctacagcagtagaagtctaaaaacaaagtctaataaatacctaataaagtgctcactgagtgtatatcagtcACTTAATTACATACTTTGCTAAAACAATTCCCAAATAACAAGGTTAAAAGTTGCCACTGTGCTATTATGAATAAACATTCATGAACATGAATGGAGCTTGAACACTAATGCCATTTCCTTCCTTTCCTTTTAGAGAGAGTAGATCATGACCTATGttgtttcaaatatttttgattaTAGTTTTTCCATCACTAGGCATATACTTATTGTAAATTTAGCTGCAGGCTAAACGTTTAAACAATTGGAATACATTTTCTGATTTTCATGAAAGTGTGGCGTACTATGTTTTGATTTCACCCTATTATGCACTTGGCTACTTGACGTAATTTCGCCAAttaaaagggagaaagagaatggCAGTTAGTTAGAAAGTTACGTGAAGGTTCAACAATCTTGATAGGTCGTCTCTAATATATTCTAGAAGCAGAAAATATTCttaaatattgatgaatgcacTGAAAAGGCGGATTGGCGAATGTCAAACAATGACTGTTTGATGATGTTATGTTCATGATGGGGCGGTTCTATTCACAGCAGAAGAAACCTTAACGCAAGTGCTGAGTACAGCTAAATCCACaattgtaataaataaaaaataggtaGTGTTCTCACCCAGTTATTCATTTTAGCAGCGCATACTTCTGCTTTCCCAGAatattattaaatgtaatacaGGAGGGTGGAAACGAAACACTTTCATGGTATAACACGTTCCATCCACTGGATGGAGCAACTGCTTCTCCATTTATCTCTTGCAAATTCACTCTATGTAATTACAGAGATGGTTAttccaaattactaaaatattaaatatattggaTTCAAGCCATCGACTACACGTTCAAACCTGTTTCATTGAGCAATTGAGGctgtattttagtcttattaaTAAACGACTACATCAATATGAATATTGTAATAGCCTATAGGCCAAGCCAAAATCAGACAGAAAActtataatttaatttagaatCTAACACTGCACAAATATGATATattatatagcctatatttaaGCACTTTAAACGTGTGAATATATTCATTATCAAGAGCCTTTTGAAACACAAGTTCGGTTTCACATGCTTACTGTACGTAAATATACTCTTATTCCATGTTGGTGTGCTTTGCCGCTGTCTGGAGAGCCcctttttatgtaaaataacAACTGTAGTTTAATTTAAAGGATGGGCGGGAGAGGCACGAGGGACGATTTCTTTTCTCGTCCACCAGTGTACTCCCGCATCAGATAGCGTAGTGTCAACACTGCTTCTTACGGAGAGGAACAGTGAGGCAAAACCCGCGCCCGTGACATGGATTTTGCAGGTAAACATTTGTGGGATATATAATtttaatttagtccaggacaaCTTGTTTTTAGAATTTCGGATGTATGGCTTTTGCGCGACTGTTCTTATAGCAGTCAAAAATATATTCGTCTTTTACATTACTAAACTAAAACCACAAAGACACAGCCCATACCATCGAAAAGACTGGTTTTACAATGGGAATGTAGTTGCGTCGTTTTAGGACTAGCCTACcatgtgtatgtataaataacaaagtctctctctctctctctctctctctctctctctctctctctctctctctctctctctctctctctctctcgctctctctctcacacacacacacacacacacagacgcacgttCATGTTAATTTAACGTATACAGCAAATTCACTTTAGTGAACTTTCAGAAAGTTGCGTTGAAGTCTTACTGGATTCTCCAATCGGCGGGTAATTACCACGGGTTACAACGCTGCATAGCTGAGATTGATATAAAAGCATAGTGGGCTTTGTGTCGGTTATTGCATTGCATCTTGAGGTCTTATCGCTATTGCAAAGCCGTTGCATGTAATTAATTGTCATAATAAACTGTATTTGGAAATTggtgagaaaaataataatagtaatgcttTTTCCTCCTCAATTTTCAGGGAATGACTCATGAAGTCTTATCATATCAGCTGAGACGTTaagcaaagggagagagagagagagagagagagagagagagagagagagagagagagagagagagagagagagagaggttaggtTGGAGCAGGTGATCGCGCCACAACAAACCTCCAAGGGGCTGATCGTCAAGATCACTGTGCACAGGATTCTTGTCCCGATCATGGTGCCAGCAAGTTGCCCTGGACCTTGTGTCATGCTGGCGTTGGCCCTTCTCCTGGGATGTGGCGTTACTTTTTCCCTTGGCCAGAATGACACGGAACCCATCGTTTTGGAAGGAAAGTGCTTGGTGGTTTGTGACTCCAGCCCCTCCTCAGACGGAGGGGTCACCTCTTCGCTTGGGATATCTGTCCGATCTGGTAGCGCAAAGGTGGCTTTCTCTGCGGTAAGAGGGACAAATCATGAGCCATCTGAAATGAGCAATACATCCATGACGATCTACTTCGACCAGGTCAGTCACCAACACCTTTAAAttatacatgtgtatatatgcTCGTCATGTGTGATGCTCTAAGTTGCCATCAACCAATTTACTTGTCTTTAAGTAGgcctaaaactttttttttccatttatgtcCGATGCTTGAAAGTATGTTTGCACTCTGTTTCATACACATATAGTTTCACAGTTTGACCTTATATAAATAGCAGATGCACATAGCACTGACGGATTTGAATGCATGTCCTgtagcattctttttttttgtataatagCCCAAattagcctaattgccaaacaTTATCACATTATTGGGTTTACTTAAAATACAAGTGTTTCTAACTTTGTGGAATATTAATGGACTTACGTGCAGCTACACAGTTCACTTTGTTCAACTGTTTCACTGCCTCGATGTTTTATGAAGACTTCAATCTAAGAATACAACTGAGACAAATGACTGCGTAAAAGATCGAATACATGATAACAAACGTACCTGTGCAATGACATTCGGCTTCAATTCAACATGTGTATGCtaatatttcacaaaacacACGCCGGTGACCTTGTTGCAAATCGGCCATTATGCCACATTTTCGCGATGTAATTCATGGAGGGATAATTTTCACGTTAATATTAGACCGGTCAAATTAAGCAGCCGGTTAATGCCAATATTTTACTCGCCCTTGTTTCAGCAAATTGGTGCTATTAACAGTCAACATAAATTTGCCTGTTTGTTACGAACAGACGGGGCTATAATGGTAGACATCACTTGATTTCGTGATGCTCGTTAATTGGCCTTCAGCTCAAAATTTACATAAACAACCAATTAACGCATTGATTGCCATATATTACTAGCATGCAGTACATCGTTAAAAGAGACACTGTGTGAACAAAGTTTCTGTCAGATGATCAAGGTAAACCACAATATCCTCTGTTTTGAAAAGAATCACAAGCAACACACGATTATCTGGGCTATTCACCTTTTAAAATAACGATACGTGTGGGCCTATCATTGTGCTTGTGTCACTGAAATAAAGAGCTACTTCCTACTACCTTAGGTAGTGTAAAACTATAGGCGACACTTTAACGCAAAAGCCTAAACATCAGGCTACTGACGTTGTGGATTTAACGTTACCACGAGAACATAAATAACATGGAGCTATAACAAACATTTACGCATGTGGGTAGTTTCTAAACGCTCATACAACACGCGCTcgcgcgcacgcacatgcacgcacgcagagagagaaagagagcgagagagctaAAGGTTTCTGAATTCCACGATAAAGTGCTATTGCTAAACTCTTGATCGCATGAGTAGCCTGTTGTGTCAATGTCTTCACGTGTCTTCATCCtaacaggaaatattgtgcactCGTAATGTTACATGCAATGCTGTCTTTTTGTTACAGGTATTAGTAAACATTGGCAACCATTTCGACCTAAAAGCGAGTGTTTTTCAAGCGCCAAGGAGAGGAATTTACAGTTTCAGCTTTCATGTGGTTAAAGTCTACAACAGGCAGACAATACAGGTGAGCAGACATGCATGCCTTGTACAAAATCAATCCTAGTCAGTGCAAGGTGGATCGTAGCCAATAGCTACAATTCACTTTGTGTAGAAGCGTGGAACACATTTTGCACTTAACGCTGGCGTATTTCCTCGTGCAATTCGTTATTTGCTCGGAGTAAATGTAATACACTCTTT
The sequence above is a segment of the Conger conger chromosome 4, fConCon1.1, whole genome shotgun sequence genome. Coding sequences within it:
- the LOC133127297 gene encoding cerebellin-2-like; translation: MVPASCPGPCVMLALALLLGCGVTFSLGQNDTEPIVLEGKCLVVCDSSPSSDGGVTSSLGISVRSGSAKVAFSAVRGTNHEPSEMSNTSMTIYFDQVLVNIGNHFDLKASVFQAPRRGIYSFSFHVVKVYNRQTIQVNLMQNEYPVISAFAGDQDVTREAASNGVLLHVEREDRVYLKLERGNLMGGWKYSTFSGFLVFPL